In the genome of Lathyrus oleraceus cultivar Zhongwan6 chromosome 4, CAAS_Psat_ZW6_1.0, whole genome shotgun sequence, the window GTTCGCCAACAGAGGTTTTTTCAGTTGGTAAGGAGTTGACTCACATCCCGCAAGATAGTGGGTTCAACTTCTGCTGCCAATGTTAGGATCTCTTTGGTGGGTAGGGTAATATGTAATTACCCCGGCAAGTGCTCTTTGAAACATGAAGTCTGCCCTAACCCTGGTGAGCCCCCGAAACCCAACTCACCTAAACTTTCTtcaataaaaaaatgaaaataatctAGTTAATAAATTTGGCAAATATATCATATAATTTAGCATTTCCCTCAATAAATGCAATGGTTGTTTTCTCTCTTTTAATTTTAGGACATTACTAAGGAAAAAATGACACTTGATCACTATAAAAAAAGTGTAATATTTTTAGAAGTAGAAGATCATACTTAAAAACTTAAATTGTAAGGGTAAGTTATAGCTGTAACTTTTAAGTAATAAAAAAGTTACAAATAATTAAAATTATGAATATCTCACACACACATATATGGGTTAGGAGAGCCCCTTCGATCCAGTTATTTCTTGTTAGGCCTGATCAGAATATTTTGGGTCAGATTGGACTGGCAAAACGAGTCGTGTTGTTTTCATCCCTAAATACATAGGTGGAATTATATTTTAGCTCCCCATGTTTCTGCTGTTCTGTGGAAGCACTTGACCATGGACCGGGAATTTAAGTGGGGCTTAGGTAATATTGCATCATATTTATTTTAGACAGGGGATTTGAAATGCTTACTCTATCATCTGTGACAGGTTACTGATGTGAAGCAGCAAACTGATTTTGTGCACAAGACACCTATGAGGGTATGAATCCTAATTCATATTTCTTAAATCTTGCCTTGGCAAAAGTAGATTGGACAAAGTTGTCAAGTACTTTACTCATATGAAgtaaaataatatattatttttttgttttccTAATACGAGACTGTTGTTCAGCGGAAATTTTTCAATGATTAAGGGAATCTCTATTGAGTACCTAAACCTTAAATGGGAAGAGCAAGAGTAATTCCTATCTTTTAGGGAGAGGGGCTTGTTTTTCATAGGGTGTGAAAGAGTTTGCCTGATCCACTTTATTCATTCACCTGTACTTGCAGCGTGTCACTGTTGAACAAAACTCTGCTTGTTCCAAGCTGAAACTTACTATTCCCAGAGAGCCTGACCTTAAAACAGCACACAGAGCACAAAGGATAAGGTTTGTGGCTTTGGATGTTGAGTGTTTCACTGGAATTTTAATGTTAAATTTTCATGAAGTTTTTTAATAGACATTAGACATTGAGAAGTATTTGTGCTTACCAGACCCAAAATTGAAGAGGCAGAGCACACGACCGTGGCTGCCCCCAGGTTCAAAGCGCGTCCATTAAATAGAAGGGTTAGTACATGCTGGATATAATTTCTATTGTTTGGTTAATTTTGGTGCATGTTGCCATCATGTTCACTAATTATGTTCGTAATCTAGATTCTCGATGCTCCTTCGTTGCCGCTTCTCAAAAGGAGCACTCCTCGCTTGCCAGAATTTCAAGTAAGaattgattttttgatttttgcTATCCGCATCTATATTTATCACAATTTCATTATTATGAAAAGGAAAAGAGCCAAGCTTACAGTTAATCAGGAAAACAGTTTTTTCAGCTTAATGAATATTGAAGCTCAGGTTTTCTATGTCAACTTCTCAGGAGTTTCACTTGAAGACTTTGGAGAGAGCCATGCAACACACATCTGCTACCACATCTTCACTTCACTGCAATGATTCTGATAAGGTCAATTTAGTTAATAGAATTTTAAGCAGTAGCATGCCATTCATGTTCGTATATCTAGTTTAAGTTTATATAAGAGAGATTTGTATTACTTTTTATGATTGATTTATATTTTATGGTTACTTTCCTGTTACATGATAGATATGAATATTCTTTTAGAAACCAAAGTTCTCTGGTTGCAGGGTTGGGACAAGCATACTTCTGTTTCTGCTCTTGAACATAGAATGAAGGATGCCAGAAGGTAACAGATGCCATCATGAGAACTCATTCTAACTTTGACAATATTGAAACTGTGGTACTAATTACAGTGTGTTTCTGTAGGCCCACTTCCATGGGTGCCCCAAAACATGATGCATTGGGTTTTACTCGTATTTTTAAAGCTCAGCCTCTTGATAAGGTAATGAAACATTGCTTACAAATTTTGGTAAGATAGCATGGAATATTAATAACAGTGCATTTTGAATAAATCCAATTATGGATGAGTTATCATTTTAACATTTCTTATTTTAACCATGTTTTCTCCATTTAAAATTGTTTATTCAATGTTAGACTTCAATGATAAATGTAACAAAGTTTGCATTGTTTATTATCTCATTCAGACTAGTTTACATTCAATTGTAGACTTATTAATGCCAATATTCTCTTCTAGAAAGGTATTCTGATAGGGACTTGGGTACTATGGGGTGTGTCCAATCCCCACATCAAGTAATATGTGATGTTCAATAGAGTATTTAAGTGATTTGGTTCTCCCCCAAGTGCTTGGATACTTATCAAAGGGTATCAGAGCTTGGTTGTTGGTGGCTTAGAAAGGGCTACCTACGAGTACGAAGGGGATGACCCATAAAGGCCAAGTAAAGTGTCGTAAAGTGCAAATATCATATTTCCTTTAGTTTTAGGCTCAAACATCATATTTTTTTGTCATTGCACGTATACTGGTTTTTCAATTTCCTGGAAGAAAACGTTGGCATGCCTAAAAGATGTCTATATGGCCGTATCGTACCACATGAAAGATTAGTAAATCAACATGGCATCTAAGTTGGATAATGGCGTGGCATTAGGGTTGCTTCTTCTCTTGACAATTCAATGAtcacaaacaaacaagaaattaTACATAGACTAATAGCAAGTTTTGGTTTTCATGCAAGGATAAAAATATGTTTAAGCCTTAGTTTTACTTTTACTCCCCTGTTGTTAGTTTTATCTGCTATATTTAATTCCAAAATGTTTAGTGCAGATACTATCTAGTAAAGAGCAGGCTGGTGTTGTACAGACCAACAAGGAGGAAACAACAGTGCCAATGGTGAGGCATACTGTACCATAGGATTTATCGTCCTATTTATATTCCAGACAGAAATGTTTATTGATCATATTGCTACAATTTATACAGGAATTTGATTTACACACTGAACAGGGGATTCAGCATAACCCTCCTATTGAATTATTTAGCAAGGTGAACTTATTCTTTTATTTAGCTACCTTATTTTCTTGATGCAATTTCTTGAATAAATTCTAGTGCCTTCGGTGCAAATTGTGTTTCTGCATCATAAAGCTACTCAGTTTCCACGATTCTCAATCATTCTTCTTTCTTGAATGTTAGTTGACTCTGACATCTGAAGGCCAACCTAATAATGGATCTCATTTCCAACTGCCTCAACAATCCAGGATTTGCAGAAAGGTTAACCTCTAATTTTGAACTACTTGTAATACTCTTCggattattttccttttctctttgcATTGTTTTGAGTCATTTGTTTCTTAGGGCAAGGATTCAAAAGAAAATATATTAAATTCTTTTCGTCCGAACCAAGAGGTAATATATATTTAAGTATATTGAAGTGTCTGAGCTCTGAAGAACATGAATTTTGTCTAGCCCTATTCCTCAGCCTGTTCTTTCATATCTTTGTTCTTGTTGTGTTTAATTTATTTCTATTCTTTAGTGATACACAATGTATGATAAATTTCATCACCTAGCTGACACAAATGATGCAGGAGAAGGCTTTTACTTTCGGGGCAAAGAAAATTCATCATGGGAATGATGGTTGCCATAGTCTGTTAAGTGCAAGGAGGTATTTACCACTGATGCTACTATTGGTGTTTATATTCACACATTTGATTGTTGAATCCCCCATTGCAAAAAGAAAAAGGATTCCTTTTATATTTGGCTTTCTAACTGAAATGATCCAGGAGCTTGGGAATTCGGTGAGAGTAAGGGGGAAATGTGCAACCAGGTTTTTTATGGGCATCTGACTTCAAGTTTCGCTGCTGATGTATGTGAAGATTGACGGTACATAGTTGAATCTGACAGACGGCCAACTCTTTTCTGATGGGAGATGGTTCTTACTGTAAAAAGAATCTTAGAAAGTTTTAGAAATTAACATGTCCAGGTGCATAGCTTGTGTTTACTAATCATGATCATAGATTCATAATCATTAATTGAAAAAGTAAATCATTACAGGCAAGAGTTGCATTGTCTTTAAGCTTATCTTTTGTTTTTTCAAGTTATTACTTACTCCTGGTTTAACCATATATCTTAGAATTTTCACATCAAAATATAAATCATGATATTATTAGTTTAGTGATTGAACTGATTAGCACGGGAAGGATCATTAGCCATTAAGAGCAGTCGTAACTGTACGCGTCTAAACTCTTGTATTGTAGCATGTTGGTGTACAATAtaaagcattttaatttttttttaaagcAAGTAGATAAGATAGCTATAGTCTAACTAACAAATGAGGTATCTAAAAATTAGGCATAAGCTAATCTACATATAAAGcatttttaacaaaatttaaaacaCAAACTACCATTCAAATATAGGTTTCTCAAGCATAATCTGCTCAAGATGATATAAATCCATGGTCCCACATTAGAATTATAAGGGCAATATAGGAGTATGCTGCTACCCATCCTAGACCATGACACTACTGTTATCATATGAACTGTTGTAGCCATTATTCTTACTATTATCCTTGTTCTCCGAGTTCTTGGTCAGAGCTTTCTTTGTCCAACGCTTAATGTCATAGGCCTTCTTCAAGGGTTTCTTCTCTCCGCCTTGCTTCCTCTTTGTTATGGCAATAGCAAGATCATTTGGGAACAAAGTGCGCCAATAGAAAGCATGCAGGAGAGTGGACACAAACAAAACAGAGACCATAGTTGATGACATAAATGCAAGTCCAAGAGCAAGACTCTTACTAATGAAGGCAGGAACCTCCTCTGCGTACTTGATGGTTGCCACTGAAACAGTTGTCATGGGAAAGGTATAAGCCCACCACGCCACTGAAAACCTGTCCATAAAAAGATACAAAATTAAATTCCGTAGCACCTTAAACCCTAAACCTAGATTATTGAACCAAAGTTGTATTATATTTTGATAGAGACAAGATTGTACCTAAAACCAGTGAAAAATTTGATCCGGACAACAAGTGAAATGTAGAGAAACAAGGCGATGAAATAGCAATTTCTGGATATCCCATCAAACTCTCCATAGATACTCTGCCAAGCAAGACAAGCCGCGGAGGGAGCTGCAATAAACATAGAGTACACAGGATGTAGCTCTTTAGGCAACGCCTCACTTGTTGGCAATCTCTGATACAGTGTAACAAACACCACAAGGTAATGTGCAAAACCAACCGCCCAAAAGAATTTGGCAGGTTCTTTCCAACCCACTTTTGAAGCTAAAATTGCTCCAACAAAGTTACCAGATACAGAGAGATGGTTAGAGGGATTTGCAACCTTAGATAGACGCCTTTTGCCTCCAGAAAGCCACTGGCCATAGATTTTGAGTTCAAGTAGAAAATAAGGTGCTATGAAAGTGCACCAAATGGCAGGGTGAAGGGTTTGTTGTGGGGCTAGTTTAGAGGGTACAGAGATGGCTAAAAACATGCAGACAACCCAAGGGGCAAAGAAGAAGTTGATACGAACCGGATGGAAATACTCTCTTCTGACTGCTTCAAAGTAGAATATGCATTTGAGAATGTAGGTGATGGAAACAGCTACCAACACTGCTAAGGCTAACACCCATATTAGAAAACTGATATTTGGTGTAATATGAAGAAACCTTGTGGCAGGACTTGTTGCCAGATTATGCCATAAAACCGCTTGACTGCTTAGGCCGAGACAGATACCAAAACATCCTATAGGAAACCGAAGGAGAAACGGCCACTGCTCATCTGTCGGGAGAAGGATGTCCTCATAGTCCTGTGTCAAATGTATGCACAACATTATAATTGATCATTTATACATATTTAAAAAcgattttaaaataaaaaaaatctgATCAACTATTCTCTTAAACATCATTTTAAAATCCCATTAATTTTAAACTGTGATTGAGTCTTTGGAAAGATATATAGCATATATCTAGCTAACATGCATGCATTCATGCAACTTTTAGGTAAAAATGTAAAACTTAGGTAGCAATTTCTCACCTTGACTTCATCTAACTCAGGTCCTCTAAGAGCAGCAAAGTATCTACCAGCAGGAACACTTGCATTAACAGAATCATCATCCACACCAGAAGTGCCATTAATCTTCTGAGACTCCAATTCCTTCTCGATTTTTCTCGGCAACAAAGAATTCTGTTTACTGAGAGTGGATTTCGTCTTAAAGATACTGAAATCTCTTTTCTGTCCTTCCAAACCAATCTTATTTGCAGGATTCAAACCTCCTAAGCTGGTTCCACTTCTTGTAAGAACCTTCCTCTCATCTTTACCTTTTCTTTCTCTGTTCAGAACAGAAAAACCCGTCTCAAGAGAAACCTGTCTGTTAAGTCTTCCACGGTTTCTCTTCGGTTCTCGAGCTTTCGTTGTTGTTTTATTCAAGTACTTCTCTTCCTTTTCCTCGTTTTTTATCGTCCCTTCTTCATCTCCTTCTGATAAAACTTCTTCATGTATGTCCATAAAATGAGTTTGGAAAGGATTTGTCGGTTTCTTGTCCATTAATATTTCTTGGCTATAGTAATGTATGCTTGAGCTAGCTCAGTTTGGATTACTAGCTTTAATTATGTTGGTGTTGTTTTTATATATGTGTAATGGGAAGGACACATGTACCTCATGAGGAATGAAAAGACAAGGTTGACATGCCTGTGAAAGATGAAATGGAAGCTAAGCCACTGCTTTGAGTGAAAAGTTGGTGTTATGGGACGAACATCTCGTGAGTGAAAATCTGGaagtttattattttttttgACTGAGTTTGATCATCATACCATTATTGCTTTCAAGTTGCTCTTAATCATAAATTTCAACCAAAAAAGTTGCTGTTAACCATAACTATACGCCAACAAGGCACAAAGCCATTGATTTTCCCACATTTCTTATTTTCCGTTGCTTACATTCTTCCTTCTGCGCCCCTTTCTCTTGCCATTTATTATTATACTAGCGTCCAGACGCTTTTTAATGTCATCATAACTTTAAAAAATTACAGCACGTGGAAGTTAATAATAGAAAATACTTTTTCCGTTTCTTTAAAAGTGTCacttttttataaaaaaaattgtttctttttaattgttATTAACAAAATTCAAGATAATATTAATTacaattttgtcaaaattactCCTAAATAATCATCATAATTATATAGAGAAAAAAATAaagtgaatgtaataaataattaagggtattatagataaaaaaagaattattttttgaaaagtaacaataatgattaatTTTGGTATGCGTAAAAAATCAAAAACGGACATTTAAAAAGGAACAAATGAAGTAGAAGTTAATGGTACGGAATTAGGTGGAAGATAATAATAGTAGTTTCAATTAAAATTATTAAGTTATACAATAAAGTAAGGATAAAAATTGTAGAAAAAAAGTTACACAAAAATAAAGTATTCCctttatatatttatttatatattgTTGTAGATATTATTATTactctttgtttttctttttctatttttttatttacACCTATTTTATCATTATGAAAACTTTTTTTTACTTGGAAGATTATTTGCCAGTCTATTTAATGTAACATTCCAAATTTTTATTAAGATATTATTTAAAATTATCACTTTAATAGTATGTGATCATTTTTTTTGTGTATTTAAAACAAAATAATCATTCATAATAAATTCTATAAAttataatttaataaaaaatattaaaataaactaCTTAAGACATTACAAATCCTCATTTCTTAAGTTTTGATAATAAAATAATGTTTTTTACAAAATTATAAATTCAATTTCATTCCCACGAATACATGCGACATTTTATCAAGTCATATCACAATCAATTAATATCTTTAATTTCTCAGTATCTAATATGTGTTATTTGTAAGGGGTCAATCTTCTATCATCCATATCAAATCAAACAAAACATACACTACGGAATTATTAAACAAATCATACAAAATATAAAAGCCTACAAGAAATACAATCCACAAAAATCATTCTTTTATAACTATATGCATGTTCTTAAATCTAAATGATCTTGATATAACCGGCCCGTCATTAAGGCATCACATAGAATTCATCTAATAACAATGAAGAAGATAACCCGCTAGAAAGACACCACAAAGAAATGCATATGTCATGTCATGATGATGCAAATACAAATTCTGCCACTTAGACAATCGTACAATCATATAGTATCACATCATCAAACACATCATCTTTTTTATTTCACATAATCATCCACCCCAATCGTAAGTCGATTCACATCACAACCACACATAATAATAACAATCGCAAATAAAACAAAGATTAATTCACATCAAATAGTTATACTCAAAAACACAATGTATAAAAGTAGTATTTATATGTTTTTAGTCAAGATTAAAATTTATGACTAAAACTATAAATTAATTCTTTTTTTCTCTTCAGAACAATTATGTATTATATAATTTATTGCATAATACATAACTATTGTTATAATCGGCACGGAGAAGTGCCCTTACCTCCGCAAGTAGACTCCTATGCAATATTCTTTACTCCAAAGATCCATAAGATTACATGATCATCCCATTTATTCTTCCACTCAGTTGTAGCTTATATTTGCGTCCCTTTAGCGAGCGTTGACTCATGCTACCACTATTGAACAACACATTGCAACAACCCCCAAACTTTAAGATCTCACAATTGCACGAATGAACACTCTTTTCACACTTGGTGTTCCACGACCATCAAGGATAAAAGTATGGGTAACCCCACAATTTTACACcgaaaataaaaaatacaagCATGGTTAAAACCAAATAAATCAACTTCAAAGATTACGCAATTTTAAACCGATGAAAGAATAGGAATTtgaaaaatcaaataaaatcCTTCCATTTTACTTTTGAAACATAATTTCAACAAGGTGAAATTTGAATTAATACAATGTCTAGGTAGAATAAAATTAGGCAGTATAAAGCTAATAAAAAAAGTGGAGTTTAAAATTTGTCTTTAAGAAGAGAGTTGAAAATTTGTATCCTTGGAAATAGAACAAAAATTAACTTACCATTACTATAATCaacataaataaaatatgaaGCGAGTTTTCAAATTCAATGGGAAGAGGTTaggatttttttaaaataaaattgtTGTACTATAAAGTTTCTGCAacttaaaataaaaaaaaggacAACTAaaacaattttagaaaccaaatcATTACTAATTCAAGATTAAATCAAATTTATAAAAAAGGGAAAATTAGAATTTTAAACACAATTGAAATATTTTCCTACTCCAAATCAAAGTATGGgattttgtttatttttatgtttttagATTTCATTTTGCTTCCTTTATGTTATTATATGTTTAGTATTTCTTagttatttttacttttatagCATAGTGTATGTTTTGAGTCTTTGCATGTGTTGTCGAGTCATTTATGTGTGGTTTCCCGTTATTTGTTGAATTTTCTGTTTTCTTAAGTCCTACcaaaaaaaattgaaaagacTTAGGGAGCTTAGTTCGTTTCGAAAGTATATAGGATGTGAAGAAGTGAGGCTAGGTCGAGGAGACTTGGGAAAATCCTACAAATTCGGTATTGTTCTAACACCTCAAATCTCCCAGTTATGCATGTTAGTTAAAATCCCTTTTGAATTTTAGTATTAGGCTTTTATTTGTGAAAAATCTTCAAAGTAGTTTTTATATCCAGTTAAGCATCATCTATAGGCACACATTTGAGTTAGGTTGGTCGACGAATAATAAGTGAATAATCTCGTGCTAATAATTGAATAGAAAGGTGATACCATATTTACTAAGTTATGTAACTATCACCCGATCATTTAGACCAACGGGTGGTTGAACTTGCAAAAAGAAAAAATATGTATATctttgaaaaagaaaaagaagagagagattttgaaaatCCAATGAgatattttttttatcataatCACTAACAGACTATATGTCATGTGTGTAAGATAAAGGATCTTAATGTGAGTGTCACAAACGAAAGAGGATTAAAACAAATAGATAAATTAGACTTTTATTCAAAGGCATGATTGGAACTCATATGCATAAGAGGGAGACTTGTTTCCACGAGATTGGTTTGTGTTGTTACAATGCCCTTAGTGTTGCATTAGTACCTATTGAGTCGATCCTAGGTGAGCTAATCTTCACCATCCACGTATGAGTAGTTTCGATACTTTGTTATGCCTTATGTTTCTTCTATCATGTTGTTGCATTACATTGATCTTATGCTAGCTGACTagcttgaggacaagcaagaacTCAAGTGTAGGGGAGTTTGATAATTTGGAAAAGTATCGCAATTCCGACTCGATATACATGTAAAATTGAGTCTTTTGCTCTTCCTTTTTATAGGTTTATGTTTGTAGTTGTTATTTGTTTCAGATATTTTGATTGCAAGAATGATTGTGCGAAGAAATGGTGTGAAACGACGAAATGGGGCAAAAACGCAGTTCTACACAATCATGACATCCACCTTGCTAGCATGACGTCCGTCATGACGTGGCAAAGGGGGGTCATAATCACTAGAAGACAAATCCAGAAGAATTCTAGCGTCAGCACCATGATGTCATCGGCCTTCCACTCAGATTTTTTTGGCACGTTTTCAAACCTGACCAGATTACTTCCACCACTTTCTCCACTATTTTCTCCATGTTATGGGACACCTTAGTATAAATTTTTACTTTATAAATAGGTCCTTAGAATTCAGTTCTCATCATCCAagtttttaaaattttattttagaCAAAAAAGTCAGTTTGTAAAAGCGCTTATTCGCTCACACTGAGTGATAAATGCATCATGGAATTAAGTTTTGGCATTATCCTGTATGTATTTGGATCTAGCATATTTTAATCTTGTCAACATTAGATTTTAGGAAGATTATTCAAGAATTTAACTGCATTATTATTTTCTAAAGTTTTAATTATATTAAGTATTGCAGGTTTTTCCATTCACCATTTTTTCTACTACTACTACTCTTGCATGTGCTTATATTATAGTATTATTATTTATATCATGCTTATTATGTTGGTTCTTAACATACTTTATTGTTTCTGTCCCGTTTTAAATATGTCCGACTAACCTTGTCGATTCCGTAATATGAGGATCTTCATATCGACGGTGCTCGCATTTAAGTCGTAAAAATTATGATTAATTGAGGATTGTTTAAAGGCTGGAAACTTTTATGTTTCTAATAATTTGTTTATTACGAAATTTAAAATATAGAGATACCGGTTGCAATTCGAAAGAAACATAACTTGTTTCGAACTTAGAAAAAAATCAGTTTGTAATTATTAACACCGtaaaagtattttttttaaattaggATTTAATGTATTTTTGGTCTCCTTAGTTTGGACGTTTTAAATAATTGGTCTCTCTATTACAAAACCTGCGATTTTGGTCCCTTAATTTTGATGATCTTTGGATTTTTGTGGTCTTCTTCCATTTTTGGATTTTTGTGGTCTTCTTCCACTTTTGCAGACGTGGCATTGATGATTGggataaaaaaatattttttaattatgtGGCAAGGGTGACTATgataattattaattaatatgTTTTTAAATGAATCAATATGTTTTCAAAATTAAGGGATCAAAATCGTAGGTTTTGTAATAGGAGATCAATTGTTTAAAACGGTCAAACTAGGGGGACCAAAAGTGTCTTTAaacattttaattaattaataaaaattcAGTTTTTAAAAATGTGATTATAAAAGAGAAAGCCAAGAGCAcatttaaattaatttttcaaCATTAACAATTTTTTAAGTAACTAAAAGAATTTAATCATCAAAAACATAAGTTTTGCACTTTAACACGTCGACCACACGAAAGCGGACAATATCGATTTTAGGTTGAAACTCGATTCCGACTAAGTGAAAGCGAGCAAACCTtttaaattaattcattttatttatGTGGCAAGGGTGACTATgataattattaattaatatgTTTTTAAATGAATCAATATGTTTTCAAAATTAAGGGACCAAAATCGTAGGTTTTGTAATAGGGGATCAATTGTTTAAAACGGCTAAACTAGGGGGACCAAAAGTGTCTTTAaacattttaattaattaagaaAAATTCAGTTTTTAAAAATGTGATTATAAAAGAGAAAGCCAAAAGCAcatttaaattaatttttcaaCATTAACAATTTTTTAAGTAACTAAAAGAATTTAATCATCAAAAACATAAGTTTTGCACTTTAACACGTCGACCACACGAAAGCGGACAATATCGAGTTTAGGTTGAAATTCGATTCCGACTAAGTGAAAGCGAGCAAACCTTTTAAATTAGTTCATTTTATTTACCATAAAATATTATCTCAACTTAATTATAATTAATGACTTAATGAGCGCTAGATGTCGACAAGAACCATATTTTGCACTCTCGTCTTATAAATCGTTTTTACAACTCAAATTAGTTCTTTTGTACTTAAAACTTTTAATCATCGTCTTAGATTTACATAGAAATAGTAGATAATGGTAGATTGATAATTGATCTTTGTGGGTTCGATAATTTTTTATATTACTATGATATTTCCGTGCACTTGCAGATGCGTAAACTTCTGGGGCTCATGCATCTCCGCCTTCGTCTTTCTGTAAGATATAAGCGTCCCCTACTTAGACACCCGAGGATCTGCAGGCACCTGAGGGGTTTGGAGGATGCGAGGGCAAAGATTCTTAGTCCTTGTTTTAATGATGTCAATCCTTTTTAGTTGCTCACAATGTGTACTTTGACcggtgtcatcatatcatagaatgcattcatcccCCAACATGCTCAAAGTGTAAGTTTAATGTGTCCATGCATATAGGAGCATCTCATTGATGTGAATAATGCACTTGATTATCATTGGTACCTTAGGTTCATAAGAGAATGGTTTGAATTGACCAAAATACGTCTCAAAAATCAATTTTTGACAGTTTAAGAACTTTGAGTCGACTCACGCCTTGGAGTGGTTGACTCATTCATACATATCCCATTTTGTGTAACTCCCaggtctgaacaggtcgagtcataggtcgactcaatcCTGGGAAAACTAAGTGAGTCAACGCATCCACCTATTGCGTCGACTCATTGCctgtttcatttgaaccatgttgccACGGGTCTGAACCATGCTGTGTATTTTTGCAAAAATATTTTGTTGTGTCTGTTACTTGGTCCAt includes:
- the LOC127074130 gene encoding protein TPX2 isoform X1; the protein is MTVTVAMTTEEDEDAEIEHVYVAHEIDLDYEFDAARFFDFNRPETPVEAHQAELWFQNAPNYPPSPFVAKLAVREEFDLGDVNDSRKSRNVDCMSTVDDKGLGPTVPSEIEISDIVNGHTSGNKATGNSLNSNFKPAMLKSSTLMKPTATQLARKNRPAKNVASRYRKLLTQNEMNLSISSGVENQSAKRQKLEGGHLCKVTDVKQQTDFVHKTPMRRVTVEQNSACSKLKLTIPREPDLKTAHRAQRIRPKIEEAEHTTVAAPRFKARPLNRRILDAPSLPLLKRSTPRLPEFQEFHLKTLERAMQHTSATTSSLHCNDSDKGWDKHTSVSALEHRMKDARRPTSMGAPKHDALGFTRIFKAQPLDKILSSKEQAGVVQTNKEETTVPMEFDLHTEQGIQHNPPIELFSKLTLTSEGQPNNGSHFQLPQQSRICRKGKDSKENILNSFRPNQEEKAFTFGAKKIHHGNDGCHSLLSARRSLGIR
- the LOC127074128 gene encoding guard cell S-type anion channel SLAC1 yields the protein MDKKPTNPFQTHFMDIHEEVLSEGDEEGTIKNEEKEEKYLNKTTTKAREPKRNRGRLNRQVSLETGFSVLNRERKGKDERKVLTRSGTSLGGLNPANKIGLEGQKRDFSIFKTKSTLSKQNSLLPRKIEKELESQKINGTSGVDDDSVNASVPAGRYFAALRGPELDEVKDYEDILLPTDEQWPFLLRFPIGCFGICLGLSSQAVLWHNLATSPATRFLHITPNISFLIWVLALAVLVAVSITYILKCIFYFEAVRREYFHPVRINFFFAPWVVCMFLAISVPSKLAPQQTLHPAIWCTFIAPYFLLELKIYGQWLSGGKRRLSKVANPSNHLSVSGNFVGAILASKVGWKEPAKFFWAVGFAHYLVVFVTLYQRLPTSEALPKELHPVYSMFIAAPSAACLAWQSIYGEFDGISRNCYFIALFLYISLVVRIKFFTGFRFSVAWWAYTFPMTTVSVATIKYAEEVPAFISKSLALGLAFMSSTMVSVLFVSTLLHAFYWRTLFPNDLAIAITKRKQGGEKKPLKKAYDIKRWTKKALTKNSENKDNSKNNGYNSSYDNSSVMV
- the LOC127074130 gene encoding protein TPX2 isoform X2, which encodes MTVTVAMTTEEDEDAEIEHVYVAHEIDLDYEFDAARFFDFNRPETPVEAHQAELWFQNAPNYPPSPFVAKLAVREEFDLGDVNDSRKSRNVDCMSTVDDKGLGPTVPSEIEISDIVNGHTSGNKATGNSLNSNFKPAMLKSSTLMKPTATQLARKNRPAKNVASRYRKLLTQNEMNLSISSGVENQSAKRQKLEGGHLCKVTDVKQQTDFVHKTPMRRVTVEQNSACSKLKLTIPREPDLKTAHRAQRIRPKIEEAEHTTVAAPRFKARPLNRRILDAPSLPLLKRSTPRLPEFQEFHLKTLERAMQHTSATTSSLHCNDSDKGWDKHTSVSALEHRMKDARRPTSMGAPKHDALGFTRIFKAQPLDKILSSKEQAGVVQTNKEETTVPMEFDLHTEQGIQHNPPIELFSKLTLTSEGQPNNGSHFQLPQQSRICRKEKAFTFGAKKIHHGNDGCHSLLSARRSLGIR